The following coding sequences lie in one uncultured Mailhella sp. genomic window:
- the mobV gene encoding MobV family relaxase, whose amino-acid sequence MSYLVLHMDKFKKEAIRGIQSHNRRERESHSNPDIDYGRSTANYELHESASTNYAGAIQRRIDALQLAKAVRKDAVRMCGLIVTSDSAFFQNLSSEDARRFFEESKAFLTEFVGAENVVSAMVHMDEKTPHMHFFHVPVTQDGRLNANKIYTRQSLRKLQSELPAYLQSRGFAIERGVEQTPGSAKKHLNTREFKQQKEELARLAQEAAALMRDSLQSLGILGQREEELKKSIEAYERQAEEAEKVLREDSSLPKASLFNYPSVLEKASFIIEELKKALAVKHLVQTEKEILKREVDSLRKKQTRLEAEYTTHRKQSHEEKEALEFQLKKMERIMAGYREFLLLPEIRPLHLEFVERKCAEQLQRQEEGLQRREQDSRDSEHRQAMTVRGTRMR is encoded by the coding sequence ATGTCCTACCTCGTCCTCCATATGGATAAGTTCAAGAAAGAGGCCATACGCGGCATCCAGAGCCATAACCGGCGGGAACGGGAGAGTCACAGCAACCCCGATATTGACTACGGCAGGAGTACGGCGAACTACGAATTGCACGAATCCGCGTCGACAAACTATGCCGGGGCCATTCAGCGCCGCATTGACGCTCTTCAGTTGGCCAAAGCAGTGAGAAAGGACGCCGTGCGTATGTGCGGGCTTATCGTCACCTCGGACAGCGCCTTTTTTCAGAATCTTTCTTCAGAAGACGCCAGACGATTCTTTGAGGAGAGCAAAGCCTTTCTTACGGAGTTTGTAGGGGCGGAGAATGTCGTTTCCGCAATGGTTCACATGGATGAAAAGACGCCGCATATGCACTTTTTCCATGTGCCGGTCACGCAGGACGGGAGACTCAACGCCAACAAAATTTATACGCGTCAGAGTCTGCGAAAACTGCAATCCGAACTTCCCGCCTATCTGCAAAGCCGAGGTTTTGCCATTGAACGAGGCGTGGAGCAGACGCCCGGTTCCGCCAAAAAGCATCTGAATACCCGCGAGTTCAAACAGCAGAAAGAGGAACTGGCACGGCTGGCGCAGGAAGCTGCTGCCTTGATGCGTGATTCCTTGCAGTCACTTGGGATTCTGGGACAACGCGAAGAGGAATTGAAAAAGAGCATCGAAGCCTATGAGCGGCAGGCCGAGGAGGCGGAAAAAGTCCTTCGTGAAGACTCTTCCTTGCCGAAAGCCTCACTTTTCAATTATCCGTCTGTGCTGGAAAAAGCCTCCTTTATTATTGAAGAGCTGAAAAAGGCGCTTGCCGTCAAGCATCTTGTCCAGACAGAGAAGGAAATCCTGAAACGGGAAGTGGACTCGCTGCGTAAAAAACAGACACGCCTTGAAGCGGAATACACGACACACAGAAAGCAAAGTCATGAGGAAAAAGAGGCTCTGGAATTTCAGTTGAAGAAGATGGAGAGAATCATGGCCGGCTATCGGGAATTTTTGCTTCTGCCGGAAATCAGACCGCTGCATCTTGAATTTGTGGAGCGCAAATGTGCTGAACAGCTTCAGCGCCAGGAAGAGGGACTGCAGCGGCGGGAGCAGGACTCGCGGGACAGCGAGCATCGGCAGGCAATGACCGTCCGTGGCACGAGGATGCGCTAA
- a CDS encoding phage integrase central domain-containing protein: MPLTDTHIRSLKPDLRPRKYFDGGGLFLFIPTSGSKLWRMAYRFDGKSKLLSFGEYPTVSLKDARERREDAKRMLSRGIDPSDHKRQMRQARATAERDSFQNIAREWHETRMSEFSEKHQGTVMYRLKTYIFPRIGKTHIAKLETRDIMDVVKSLEQRGNYETSRRVLQIINQVFRYAVITGRAKHNIAADLRGALRPRKTVHRAAVLEPEKVGQLLRDIDAYEGYFPLVCALKLAPLVFTRPTELRAAQWKEFDLESGEWRIPAERMKMRRQHLVPLSRQAISILRELQKYSGEGTYLFPSIRTEVRPISDATMLNALRRMGYQKHEMSVHGFRSIASTLLNELGYNRDWIERQLAHGEQDEVRAAYNYAEYLPERRKMMQDWADYLDGLRHAKRKESGDTV; the protein is encoded by the coding sequence ATGCCTCTTACCGATACCCATATCCGCAGTCTGAAACCCGACCTGAGGCCCCGCAAGTATTTCGACGGCGGCGGTCTGTTTCTTTTCATTCCCACCAGTGGAAGCAAGCTCTGGAGAATGGCCTACCGTTTTGACGGAAAGAGCAAGCTGCTCAGTTTCGGGGAATATCCTACCGTATCTCTCAAGGATGCCAGAGAACGCCGCGAAGACGCGAAGCGTATGTTGTCCAGAGGCATCGACCCGTCAGACCATAAACGTCAGATGCGGCAGGCCAGAGCCACGGCGGAACGCGACAGTTTTCAGAATATCGCCAGAGAATGGCATGAAACCCGCATGTCAGAGTTTTCTGAAAAGCATCAGGGAACCGTCATGTACCGGCTGAAAACCTACATCTTTCCTCGCATCGGCAAAACGCATATCGCCAAGCTGGAAACACGGGATATCATGGACGTGGTCAAGTCTCTGGAGCAGAGGGGAAACTACGAGACCTCCCGGAGAGTGCTGCAAATCATCAATCAGGTGTTCCGTTATGCGGTCATCACAGGCCGGGCAAAGCACAATATCGCAGCCGATCTTCGGGGAGCCTTGAGGCCGAGAAAAACGGTCCACCGCGCGGCGGTGCTGGAACCGGAAAAAGTCGGTCAGCTTTTGCGGGATATCGACGCCTACGAAGGTTATTTTCCTCTGGTCTGTGCCTTGAAGCTGGCTCCGCTGGTTTTCACCCGTCCCACGGAACTGCGGGCTGCCCAATGGAAGGAATTTGACCTTGAGTCCGGGGAGTGGCGCATCCCTGCCGAACGCATGAAAATGCGCCGTCAGCATCTTGTTCCCTTATCCAGACAAGCGATATCCATTCTTCGGGAACTTCAGAAATATTCCGGGGAGGGAACATATCTTTTCCCTTCCATCCGCACGGAGGTACGGCCCATTTCCGATGCGACCATGCTCAATGCGCTCCGGCGCATGGGCTATCAGAAGCACGAAATGAGCGTGCATGGTTTTCGCTCCATCGCGTCCACGCTGCTCAACGAACTTGGTTATAACCGGGACTGGATAGAGCGGCAGCTTGCCCACGGAGAACAGGATGAAGTGCGGGCAGCATACAATTACGCAGAATACCTGCCGGAACGCAGAAAGATGATGCAGGATTGGGCGGATTATCTGGATGGACTGCGCCACGCAAAGCGGAAAGAAAGCGGAGATACGGTATGA
- a CDS encoding DotH/IcmK family type IV secretion protein — MMPLDKEHIQEYRKRSDQRERALLPVSPDLRTRTVRVTLEPGRAPVKVFTTANIATSLVFHDSTGQPWPITSVTNGGPSSFQVLRPELPEGNLLNVMPIQGYATSTLVVTLENRDIPLVIRLESDSVRAPERKADALVLIQLAHHGPKAAIPLTSTIKETASSAMLSFLDRVPPDDAVRLRSEPDSDAVMAWKYNGKHYVRTTHSLMWPAWTAVVNGAGSTKCYELPVTTRIMLSREGSVQTILLKNTLK; from the coding sequence ATGATGCCGCTGGATAAGGAACACATACAGGAATACCGAAAACGGTCGGATCAGCGTGAACGAGCGCTTTTGCCCGTTTCCCCCGACCTGCGGACCCGAACGGTGCGCGTCACGCTGGAACCCGGTCGTGCGCCGGTCAAGGTATTTACCACGGCCAACATCGCCACATCTCTGGTTTTTCATGACTCCACAGGTCAGCCGTGGCCCATTACTTCCGTGACCAACGGAGGGCCTTCCTCGTTTCAGGTTCTCCGCCCGGAACTGCCGGAAGGCAATCTGCTCAATGTCATGCCCATACAGGGCTATGCCACGTCAACCCTCGTGGTCACTCTGGAAAATCGGGACATTCCGCTGGTCATCAGGCTTGAGTCGGATTCCGTCCGCGCTCCTGAACGCAAAGCCGACGCGCTGGTGCTGATTCAGCTCGCCCACCATGGTCCGAAGGCTGCGATTCCCCTGACCAGCACCATCAAGGAAACCGCCAGCTCCGCCATGCTGTCCTTTCTTGACCGCGTCCCCCCGGATGATGCCGTGCGTCTTCGCTCCGAACCGGATTCGGATGCCGTGATGGCCTGGAAATACAACGGAAAACACTACGTCAGAACCACGCACAGCCTGATGTGGCCGGCATGGACTGCCGTCGTCAACGGGGCAGGCTCCACCAAATGTTACGAGCTGCCCGTCACGACAAGAATCATGCTTTCCCGTGAAGGAAGCGTGCAGACCATCCTTCTGAAAAATACTCTCAAATAA
- a CDS encoding DotI/IcmL/TraM family protein produces MSMFKKKETSSLPEAPGQALSMEPHASSPAPDASAVIGGLGWYRTQFHRAMKLALGLSLALMVSLAVIALLLLNQPKPRYFAATPDLRLAPLVPLDQPLLTQSGLLTWVSDTITGAMSLNFLEWREKLEAVRPNFDDDTFKSFLSSLESSGILNMIQEKRLSASSVATGAPVIIASGLVSGKATWRIEFPLIVSYESSQGVESTQRLIATVLVCRASTATTPRGVVIQQVVLKRES; encoded by the coding sequence ATGAGTATGTTCAAAAAAAAGGAAACATCTTCCCTGCCGGAAGCTCCGGGGCAGGCTCTGAGCATGGAACCTCATGCCTCGTCTCCGGCCCCGGACGCGTCTGCCGTTATCGGAGGTCTCGGCTGGTACAGAACCCAGTTTCATCGCGCCATGAAACTCGCGCTGGGACTGAGCCTGGCGCTGATGGTCAGCCTGGCCGTCATTGCGCTGCTTCTGCTGAATCAGCCGAAACCCCGATATTTCGCCGCCACGCCTGATTTGCGCCTCGCGCCTCTGGTTCCTCTCGACCAGCCGCTGCTTACCCAGAGCGGGCTGCTGACGTGGGTGTCTGACACCATTACTGGGGCCATGTCGCTCAACTTTCTGGAGTGGCGCGAAAAGCTGGAAGCCGTCAGACCGAATTTCGACGACGACACGTTCAAATCCTTCCTTTCCTCTCTGGAAAGTTCCGGGATTCTGAACATGATTCAGGAAAAACGGCTTTCCGCCTCATCCGTTGCCACCGGTGCCCCGGTCATCATCGCCTCCGGGCTGGTCAGCGGGAAAGCCACATGGCGCATCGAGTTTCCCCTGATCGTTTCCTACGAATCAAGCCAGGGGGTGGAGAGCACCCAGCGTCTTATCGCCACTGTTCTTGTCTGCCGTGCCTCCACGGCCACCACCCCGCGCGGGGTGGTGATTCAACAGGTCGTTCTGAAGAGGGAATCCTGA
- a CDS encoding AAA family ATPase, translated as MASGGAVFNWRAPMPKRTLYVDGEMPATSMQSRLAALVSGMSVPPHTLKNMALITPDLQPCPMPDLSTAGGQGMIEPFLQGVDMVVLDNIATLCRTGKENESQSWQTMQAWLLELRRRGMTFLLIHHAGKSGDQRGTSAREDIMDTVISLRRPREYSMAEGARFEVHLTKARGILGDDAKPFEANLVTEGNALHWQVRELEDVELESLRRLLKEGYSIRDCAEEMGKSKGAIQRLKKKLEEHF; from the coding sequence GTGGCTTCCGGCGGTGCGGTGTTCAACTGGCGTGCGCCGATGCCTAAACGAACGCTGTATGTGGATGGGGAAATGCCTGCCACATCCATGCAGAGTCGTCTTGCAGCGCTTGTCAGCGGTATGTCCGTTCCTCCGCATACGTTGAAAAACATGGCGCTCATCACACCGGACCTGCAACCTTGTCCCATGCCGGATTTGTCCACCGCCGGTGGGCAGGGCATGATTGAGCCTTTTCTGCAAGGTGTGGACATGGTGGTGCTGGACAACATTGCTACCTTGTGCCGCACCGGCAAGGAAAATGAATCGCAGTCCTGGCAGACCATGCAGGCATGGCTGCTGGAGTTGCGCCGCAGGGGTATGACCTTCCTGCTTATCCATCATGCCGGAAAATCCGGCGACCAGCGTGGCACCAGCGCCAGGGAAGATATTATGGACACGGTGATCAGCCTGCGCAGACCCAGGGAATACAGTATGGCCGAAGGAGCACGTTTTGAGGTCCACCTGACCAAGGCACGGGGCATATTGGGTGATGACGCCAAACCATTTGAGGCCAATCTTGTTACCGAAGGTAATGCGCTCCACTGGCAGGTCAGAGAGCTGGAAGACGTTGAACTGGAAAGCTTGAGACGACTTTTAAAAGAAGGCTACAGCATCCGCGACTGCGCAGAGGAAATGGGGAAATCCAAAGGGGCCATCCAGAGACTGAAAAAGAAATTGGAGGAACATTTCTGA
- a CDS encoding AlpA family transcriptional regulator, giving the protein MKQHQPSIPAHGLLRLPQVLSMIPISKSAWWEGCRTGRYPKPVKLGPRTTVWRAEDIAAFIESLGRQGEEHE; this is encoded by the coding sequence ATGAAACAGCACCAACCGTCCATCCCCGCCCACGGCCTTTTGCGTCTTCCTCAGGTTCTCAGCATGATTCCCATAAGCAAGAGCGCATGGTGGGAAGGCTGTCGGACCGGGCGTTATCCCAAACCCGTGAAACTTGGTCCCAGAACCACGGTCTGGAGAGCAGAAGATATTGCCGCGTTCATCGAAAGTCTTGGCAGGCAGGGGGAAGAGCATGAGTAA
- a CDS encoding toprim domain-containing protein: MSNPLQNFRDILTDKGLIPSDIEADGKLHRCPTQTRPHKQNGAYIAHVDPPATLWWCNWESGDQGTFTEMDQRTFSPAEKEAWQKRQHNIRHQREEECARRYEAAAKQAQGVLDASFPCSSEHTYLRRKGVPALGDMRQTRSGLLLLPVRDISGTLQSLQYIAPDGTKRFLTGGKVQGGHFIIPGKSEKPLALCEGYATGASIHLAVNCTVYVTFSANNLPVVANLVRHRFPEASILICGDNDEAGRSKGQEAAQAAQTRLVLPKFTTGEGKDFNDLHQSEGLEEVLRQVEEAMHTAARPSLISLDMGEFLSMSIPERGYLLSPILPVQGIGILYAPRGIGKTFSRCRGFRRCGVQLACADA, encoded by the coding sequence ATGAGTAATCCCCTGCAAAATTTTCGGGACATCCTGACCGACAAGGGCTTGATTCCGTCTGACATCGAAGCGGACGGAAAACTGCATCGTTGTCCCACGCAGACCAGGCCGCATAAACAGAACGGCGCATACATCGCGCATGTTGACCCTCCTGCCACGCTCTGGTGGTGCAACTGGGAGAGCGGAGACCAGGGGACGTTTACTGAAATGGATCAGAGAACGTTCTCCCCGGCTGAAAAGGAAGCATGGCAGAAACGGCAACACAACATTCGTCATCAACGAGAGGAAGAATGTGCCCGCCGGTATGAAGCAGCGGCAAAACAGGCCCAGGGCGTCTTGGATGCATCTTTTCCCTGCTCGTCGGAACACACATATTTACGGCGTAAAGGCGTTCCCGCGCTTGGTGATATGCGTCAGACCCGGAGCGGTCTGCTGCTCCTTCCAGTCAGGGATATATCGGGAACCTTACAAAGCCTGCAATATATCGCCCCGGACGGGACAAAGCGTTTTCTCACGGGCGGCAAAGTACAGGGAGGACATTTCATTATTCCCGGCAAGTCGGAAAAGCCTCTAGCCCTTTGCGAAGGTTATGCTACGGGAGCAAGCATCCATCTAGCCGTCAACTGCACCGTATATGTGACGTTCTCAGCCAATAATCTGCCTGTCGTGGCCAATCTTGTGAGACACAGATTCCCGGAGGCTTCCATCCTTATTTGTGGTGACAATGATGAAGCAGGCCGCAGTAAAGGGCAGGAAGCTGCTCAAGCAGCACAGACTCGATTGGTCCTGCCCAAGTTTACCACCGGCGAGGGGAAAGACTTCAACGACCTGCATCAGAGTGAGGGGCTGGAGGAAGTTCTCCGTCAGGTGGAAGAGGCCATGCATACAGCTGCCCGTCCGTCTCTGATTTCTCTGGACATGGGGGAGTTTCTTTCCATGTCCATACCTGAACGGGGGTATCTTTTATCCCCCATTCTTCCGGTTCAAGGGATAGGCATCCTGTATGCTCCGCGCGGCATCGGCAAGACGTTTAGCCGTTGCCGTGGCTTCCGGCGGTGCGGTGTTCAACTGGCGTGCGCCGATGCCTAA
- a CDS encoding DotG/IcmE/VirB10 family protein → MAITSTEKKRRFILFSLLGLAAAVVIVLASFLLFTPEKPSGTSKMASARTEAVSGQAGGVGSEEYNQKLKEHDAQQANAALQSGASFIPTPIGEKKSVVIKKQDTPPSPPPVAQVRTVPVQTPRTDNAMLKRMMDDLAELDTRLASASVGQGQIAYVREFQDETGQQESEKQPASGTPSVAASSRPAVKPGDLLYAIIDVGVNSDVPSAVLATVTSGTYRNARLTGSFQRHDERLVLAFNRIILPSGETIQVESYAVDPTTSEASVASSVDTHFFSRWGGLVASAFLEGLGTAKRYSGAQSTIYGYGNDVTDQMVWNTYSVSDQAWIAAGKVGEKAGKIFERNFDRPPTVRLESGTPVGVLVMNVKDR, encoded by the coding sequence ATGGCTATCACCAGCACGGAAAAAAAGCGACGATTCATACTCTTCAGCCTGTTGGGGCTGGCTGCCGCCGTTGTCATTGTTCTTGCCTCGTTTCTGCTGTTCACGCCGGAAAAACCGTCCGGCACCTCAAAAATGGCATCGGCAAGAACGGAAGCCGTAAGCGGGCAGGCGGGCGGCGTTGGCTCTGAGGAATACAACCAGAAGTTGAAGGAACACGACGCGCAACAGGCCAACGCGGCGCTTCAAAGCGGTGCGAGTTTCATTCCTACGCCGATAGGAGAAAAAAAGTCCGTTGTCATTAAGAAGCAGGATACCCCTCCGTCGCCTCCGCCGGTTGCTCAGGTACGCACCGTGCCTGTTCAGACGCCGCGCACGGACAACGCCATGCTCAAAAGGATGATGGATGACCTGGCCGAACTGGACACCAGGCTGGCCAGCGCTTCCGTGGGTCAGGGACAAATCGCCTATGTCCGGGAGTTCCAGGATGAGACCGGCCAGCAGGAGTCCGAAAAACAGCCTGCCTCCGGGACGCCGTCGGTCGCTGCATCCTCCAGACCTGCGGTGAAACCGGGCGACCTGTTGTACGCCATCATAGATGTGGGAGTGAACTCCGATGTTCCGTCCGCCGTGCTGGCGACCGTCACCTCAGGCACATACAGAAATGCCCGCCTCACAGGCTCTTTCCAGCGCCATGACGAACGCCTTGTGCTGGCCTTCAATCGGATCATTCTGCCCTCCGGCGAAACCATCCAGGTGGAATCCTATGCCGTTGATCCCACCACCTCGGAAGCCTCGGTCGCCAGTTCCGTGGACACTCATTTCTTCAGCCGGTGGGGCGGTCTGGTCGCCTCGGCGTTTCTGGAAGGACTGGGTACGGCCAAACGCTACAGCGGTGCCCAGAGTACCATCTACGGCTACGGCAACGACGTAACCGACCAGATGGTCTGGAACACCTACAGCGTCAGCGATCAGGCATGGATTGCCGCCGGAAAGGTCGGCGAGAAGGCCGGAAAAATCTTTGAAAGAAACTTCGACCGACCTCCCACCGTCAGGCTCGAAAGCGGCACTCCCGTGGGCGTTCTGGTCATGAACGTCAAGGACAGGTGA
- a CDS encoding helix-turn-helix domain-containing protein yields METFAPKGKIFGPILPQFILEKRITLGAKVMYALLCNYASEKDHCWPSHATLASRLSCSISSVKNYLAELVRENLITIRKEHYRSSVYYLIRPEHNNNADKSNSEISERVFTCNKSSSGYINNFNKQKQEKNTPLPPKMTEETPQPTDLSAPSAGCGISSEQDFENVWNLYPKKEAKGFARLAWFRLARCGQLPPVSELHAALQHCMVQESWHREQGRFIPQLGNWLRGQRWLDALSSGSPSGRRPDPGVQKAMQEREEQEKRILERQKAEKERLRPLFRAFAEKFDAPFNEAMAFGIWLHLHSIHSAPAAEDVPADNTRSIVAFLLEYRRKVQERRYTSPSSKADTPISYFHRPELLFGRNSESPAIPTYA; encoded by the coding sequence ATGGAGACATTTGCGCCTAAAGGAAAAATTTTTGGTCCTATTCTTCCACAATTTATTTTGGAAAAGCGCATCACACTTGGAGCAAAGGTCATGTATGCCTTACTGTGCAACTATGCTTCTGAAAAAGATCATTGTTGGCCGTCCCATGCCACTCTTGCTTCTCGCCTTTCTTGCAGCATTAGCAGTGTAAAAAATTATCTTGCTGAACTGGTGCGTGAAAATCTCATTACCATACGAAAGGAGCATTACCGCTCTTCTGTGTATTACCTTATAAGACCTGAACATAATAATAACGCTGACAAGTCAAATTCTGAAATAAGTGAACGAGTTTTTACCTGCAACAAGTCAAGTTCTGGCTACATAAATAATTTTAACAAACAAAAACAAGAAAAAAACACCCCCCTTCCCCCAAAAATGACAGAAGAGACTCCGCAGCCTACGGATCTCTCTGCGCCTTCGGCGGGGTGTGGGATTTCTTCTGAACAGGATTTTGAAAACGTATGGAATCTCTATCCCAAAAAAGAGGCAAAAGGCTTCGCCCGACTTGCCTGGTTCCGTCTGGCCCGTTGCGGTCAGCTTCCTCCCGTATCTGAACTTCACGCCGCTCTGCAGCATTGCATGGTTCAGGAAAGCTGGCACCGGGAACAGGGACGATTCATCCCCCAGCTTGGAAACTGGCTTCGCGGGCAGCGATGGCTTGATGCCCTTTCTTCCGGTTCTCCTTCGGGACGGCGTCCTGATCCCGGCGTGCAAAAGGCCATGCAGGAAAGAGAGGAACAAGAAAAACGCATCCTGGAACGGCAGAAAGCGGAAAAAGAAAGACTGCGTCCTCTCTTCCGGGCTTTTGCGGAAAAATTTGATGCTCCCTTCAACGAGGCCATGGCTTTCGGCATCTGGCTGCATTTGCACTCCATTCACAGCGCTCCCGCTGCCGAAGATGTTCCTGCGGATAACACCAGGAGCATTGTGGCCTTTCTTCTTGAGTACCGTCGGAAAGTACAGGAACGACGCTATACGTCCCCATCTTCCAAAGCTGATACGCCGATTTCCTATTTTCACCGCCCGGAACTGCTGTTCGGCAGAAATTCCGAATCCCCAGCCATACCGACATACGCATAA